Proteins from one Lacrimispora sphenoides genomic window:
- a CDS encoding family 43 glycosylhydrolase, whose amino-acid sequence MKKQVFNPYLPSWEYVPDGEPHVFEERVYVYGSHDRFNGFAYCLNDYVCYSAPVDDLSDWRYEGVIYEMTNDPLNADGSMCLYAPDVVRGPDGKYYLYYVLDKVPIVSVAVSDTPAGKYGFYGYVRDIDGTRLGERTNDQPQFDPAVLAEGDKVYLYTGFCGPGDKSRKGAMATVLAPDMLTMIEEPVIIVPGNCYGSGTGFEGHEFFEAPSIRKHGDTYYFVYSSRQMHELCYATSMCPTKDFTYRGAIVSNCDENITYRKPAGMHTYVPGNNHGGMVEVLGQWYIFYHRHTNGTNFSRQGCAEPVRIKEDGSIEQVEMTSCGLNGGPLIGKGEYFAYIACNLFSKSMKNDHLLHHAGWIDGKYPRITQDGRDGDEEMGYIANMQDSTIAGFKYFECKGITRISLKTRGYGNGYFEVKILWDGETLGKIPVGYSNVWVVNSADIMIPDGVQALFYEFKGEGGISLNSFTLE is encoded by the coding sequence ATGAAAAAACAGGTGTTTAATCCCTATCTGCCGTCATGGGAATATGTTCCCGACGGCGAACCACATGTGTTTGAGGAACGAGTATATGTGTACGGTTCACATGATCGATTCAATGGTTTTGCATATTGCTTAAATGATTATGTATGTTATTCTGCTCCGGTAGATGACTTGAGCGATTGGAGGTATGAGGGTGTTATTTATGAAATGACAAATGATCCTTTAAATGCAGATGGCAGCATGTGTCTGTATGCGCCTGATGTAGTCAGAGGACCGGATGGGAAATATTATCTATATTATGTTTTAGATAAAGTTCCGATTGTTTCGGTGGCGGTAAGTGATACCCCTGCCGGAAAATACGGCTTTTATGGGTATGTACGTGATATAGATGGAACACGACTAGGAGAGAGAACCAATGATCAGCCGCAATTTGACCCGGCAGTTTTAGCGGAGGGTGATAAAGTCTACTTGTATACTGGTTTTTGCGGCCCTGGAGATAAATCGCGCAAAGGCGCTATGGCGACAGTACTTGCGCCAGATATGCTGACAATGATTGAGGAGCCTGTAATAATAGTTCCTGGAAATTGCTATGGCAGCGGGACAGGGTTTGAAGGACATGAGTTCTTTGAAGCACCATCTATCAGAAAGCATGGAGATACTTATTATTTTGTCTATTCTTCGAGACAGATGCATGAATTATGCTATGCAACGAGTATGTGTCCCACAAAAGACTTTACTTATCGGGGCGCGATTGTGAGCAATTGTGATGAGAATATTACTTACCGGAAACCGGCCGGGATGCACACGTATGTTCCTGGGAATAATCATGGCGGCATGGTAGAAGTACTTGGGCAGTGGTATATTTTTTATCATAGACATACAAATGGAACCAATTTCAGCCGCCAGGGCTGTGCCGAACCAGTTCGGATTAAGGAGGACGGCTCAATTGAGCAAGTTGAAATGACATCGTGCGGTTTAAATGGCGGCCCTTTAATTGGAAAGGGGGAGTACTTTGCATATATTGCCTGTAATTTGTTCTCTAAATCGATGAAAAACGACCATCTGCTTCATCATGCTGGCTGGATTGATGGGAAATATCCCAGAATCACGCAGGATGGACGGGATGGTGATGAAGAAATGGGATATATCGCCAATATGCAGGATTCCACAATAGCAGGATTTAAGTACTTTGAATGCAAGGGTATCACAAGGATTTCTCTTAAAACGAGAGGTTATGGAAACGGGTATTTTGAAGTGAAAATTTTGTGGGATGGGGAAACCTTAGGGAAAATTCCGGTAGGTTATTCAAACGTCTGGGTGGTAAATTCTGCTGATATCATGATTCCGGATGGAGTTCAAGCTTTATTTTACGAATTTAAAGGCGAGGGTGGAATCAGCTTAAATTCATTCACTTTAGAATAA
- a CDS encoding glycoside hydrolase family 43 protein, protein MQKYGETIEDKRETHIWWTDIPDPDVIRVDDTYYMTSTTMHFTPGCPIMRSKDLVHWEIVSYVYDILENSDEMTLKNGKHDYGRGSWASCLRYANHTFYVAFTAYNSNKTYIFQTKNIESNKWDRYTLEGIYHDMSLLFDEDGKVYMVFGGGTIRVIELTTDAKAIKPKGMDKVIILKADVGGEGGLPAEGSHLYKRNGMYYIFLIAWPSAPRSTGRRIQICYRSDRIDGEYEGKVIFENDMGFHNKGVAQGGIFDTGSGEWYSLMFQDHGSVGRIPVLVPFIWEEGWPVFEAYGKLPNINTVNSENFNCLNIVKSDDFNHQTSLSLQWQWNHNCDDRYWSLSERPGWLKLTNGTLCHNISDARNTLTQRTFGPICSGKVLIDTSNMMNGDFAGLSAFQDQYGYVGVMMADDGAKVIMAMAKPEPFEPANTRYEPGKPELIVESIPLNQREIYLRIDFDLRDMADTADFYYSLDGSRWSEIGRQLNMSYRLTHFVGYRFALFSYATKETGGFASFDYFKVS, encoded by the coding sequence ATGCAGAAATATGGCGAAACGATAGAAGATAAAAGGGAAACGCATATCTGGTGGACTGATATCCCGGATCCGGATGTGATCCGGGTTGATGATACATATTATATGACCAGCACTACCATGCACTTTACACCAGGCTGTCCAATTATGAGATCAAAGGATCTGGTTCATTGGGAAATTGTAAGTTATGTTTATGATATTCTGGAAAACAGCGATGAAATGACTTTGAAAAATGGAAAACATGATTATGGCAGAGGATCATGGGCGAGCTGTTTGAGGTATGCTAATCATACTTTTTATGTTGCATTCACGGCATACAATTCGAATAAAACATATATATTCCAGACTAAAAATATAGAAAGCAATAAATGGGACAGGTACACGCTTGAGGGTATTTACCATGATATGTCTCTGCTTTTTGATGAAGACGGTAAGGTTTATATGGTGTTCGGGGGTGGAACGATCCGGGTCATTGAATTAACCACCGATGCAAAGGCTATTAAACCTAAAGGCATGGACAAGGTGATTATTCTTAAAGCTGACGTGGGAGGAGAAGGCGGCCTTCCGGCCGAAGGCTCTCACCTATATAAACGGAATGGAATGTACTATATTTTCTTGATAGCATGGCCTTCAGCCCCTCGGTCTACGGGAAGGAGAATTCAAATATGTTATCGCTCAGATAGAATTGATGGTGAGTATGAGGGAAAAGTAATTTTCGAAAATGATATGGGATTTCACAATAAGGGGGTTGCACAGGGAGGGATTTTTGATACCGGGAGTGGAGAATGGTATTCCCTGATGTTTCAGGATCATGGTTCGGTTGGCAGGATTCCGGTTCTTGTCCCGTTTATCTGGGAAGAGGGTTGGCCGGTGTTTGAGGCCTATGGAAAGCTGCCCAATATAAACACTGTAAATTCGGAAAATTTCAACTGCCTTAATATCGTTAAATCTGATGATTTTAATCATCAAACATCGTTATCTCTCCAGTGGCAGTGGAATCATAATTGCGATGACAGATACTGGTCGCTGAGCGAAAGACCAGGATGGCTCAAATTGACGAATGGTACGCTTTGTCACAATATATCCGATGCCCGTAATACATTGACACAACGAACCTTTGGCCCTATCTGCTCTGGTAAGGTTTTGATTGATACATCAAATATGATGAATGGTGATTTTGCAGGTTTGAGTGCTTTTCAAGATCAGTATGGGTATGTGGGAGTTATGATGGCGGATGATGGAGCGAAGGTCATTATGGCAATGGCAAAACCTGAACCGTTTGAGCCAGCTAATACGCGATATGAGCCGGGAAAGCCAGAGTTAATAGTAGAAAGCATACCTTTAAACCAGAGAGAAATATATCTTCGCATCGACTTTGATTTACGTGACATGGCTGACACTGCTGATTTTTATTATAGCTTAGACGGCAGCAGATGGAGTGAGATTGGCAGACAATTGAATATGTCATACAGATTAACACATTTTGTGGGCTATCGCTTCGCTTTGTTTAGCTATGCGACGAAAGAAACAGGCGGTTTTGCCTCGTTTGATTATTTTAAGGTATCTTGA
- a CDS encoding ABC transporter permease, translated as MKHGRMRELPLHLMILPSVIMLICFSYLPMGGIVIAFQKFVPAKGLFGDQKWIGFDNFIYLFRLPNFISVLWNTLFIAIMKIIFGLLIPIVVAILINEVKNNSLKKGIQTAIYLPHFLSWVVLGGIFIDILAPGDGLINHVVKAFGGQPIFFLGDNKWFPFTLIVTETWKSFGYGTIVYLAAITGIDLSLYEAAQVDGANRWKQIWHITLPGMRMVIVLLMVLSLGNVLNAGFDQVFNLYSPPVYASGDIIDTFVYRIGMLEAQFGVATAVGLFKSVISLTLISVSYWFAIKFADYQLF; from the coding sequence ATGAAACATGGACGAATGCGGGAACTGCCATTGCATTTGATGATTTTACCCAGTGTGATAATGCTCATTTGTTTCAGTTATTTACCGATGGGAGGGATTGTTATTGCGTTCCAGAAGTTTGTGCCTGCCAAAGGACTATTTGGTGACCAGAAATGGATTGGATTTGACAACTTTATTTATCTGTTCAGATTGCCAAATTTCATAAGCGTACTTTGGAATACTCTTTTTATTGCCATAATGAAGATAATTTTCGGACTTTTGATCCCGATTGTAGTTGCGATTCTCATTAATGAAGTAAAAAATAATTCATTGAAAAAAGGTATTCAGACGGCTATTTACTTACCCCACTTTTTATCATGGGTGGTATTAGGGGGTATATTTATAGATATACTCGCTCCCGGGGACGGACTGATTAATCATGTTGTAAAAGCTTTCGGTGGTCAGCCGATATTCTTTCTGGGTGATAATAAATGGTTCCCATTTACTTTAATAGTAACTGAGACATGGAAGTCATTTGGATATGGAACGATTGTATATTTGGCAGCAATAACAGGTATTGATCTAAGCTTGTATGAAGCAGCACAGGTTGACGGGGCAAACCGTTGGAAGCAAATATGGCATATTACCCTTCCAGGTATGCGAATGGTTATTGTTCTATTAATGGTATTAAGTCTTGGAAATGTACTGAATGCCGGATTCGACCAGGTGTTCAACCTGTATAGTCCACCGGTGTATGCAAGTGGAGATATTATTGATACGTTTGTTTACCGGATTGGTATGTTAGAGGCACAATTTGGAGTTGCTACTGCGGTAGGTCTGTTTAAATCAGTTATTTCGCTGACTTTAATTTCGGTTTCATACTGGTTTGCTATTAAGTTTGCAGACTATCAGTTGTTTTAG
- a CDS encoding FadR/GntR family transcriptional regulator, whose translation MEFQKLSALSLKEMFICQIRDMILSGHIPVGSKLPPEREIARQMQVSRAVVNSGFAELEKQGFLEVHPRQGVFVADYGKNGNINTLNAIMEYHGDTLGQAEIYSILEVRRALEHLATDSIIKNSTNEDILGLEGLLVEVADATSIEETVSATFSFHHRLSVISGNSIIPLIYISFKPVVTQLWKRFCLRYGKEALYDSVLCLYKCLKERDAEAARRCTDKQLDEALEGGHQIY comes from the coding sequence ATGGAATTTCAGAAACTTAGCGCTTTGAGCCTAAAAGAAATGTTTATTTGTCAGATTCGGGACATGATTTTATCAGGGCATATCCCTGTTGGAAGTAAATTACCTCCTGAAAGGGAGATTGCGAGGCAGATGCAGGTTAGCCGTGCAGTGGTTAACAGTGGGTTCGCAGAACTTGAAAAACAGGGTTTTTTGGAAGTGCATCCAAGGCAGGGGGTATTTGTAGCAGATTACGGCAAGAACGGAAATATCAATACCTTAAATGCCATTATGGAATATCACGGAGATACACTTGGGCAAGCAGAAATTTACTCAATTCTTGAAGTACGCCGGGCATTGGAACATCTGGCAACGGATTCGATTATAAAGAATTCAACGAATGAGGATATTCTTGGATTAGAAGGATTATTAGTGGAAGTTGCTGATGCAACTTCGATTGAAGAAACGGTCTCAGCCACCTTTTCTTTTCATCACAGACTTTCCGTTATCAGTGGAAACAGTATTATACCTTTAATTTACATATCTTTTAAACCTGTTGTAACACAGCTTTGGAAGCGCTTTTGTCTGCGTTACGGGAAAGAGGCACTATACGATAGCGTACTTTGTTTATATAAATGCCTAAAAGAGCGTGATGCAGAGGCCGCAAGAAGATGTACCGATAAACAGCTGGATGAGGCCTTGGAAGGTGGGCATCAGATATATTGA
- a CDS encoding arabinosylfuranosidase ArfA: protein MKKAEIIIDKYFLTGSVDQRIFGSFIEHLGRAIYGGIYQEGNVNSDEQGFRKDTLELVKELEVPIVRYPGGNFVSGFCWEDSVGPKEQRPARTELAWQVVETNQFGLNEFADWSRMAGSDIMMAVNLGTRGPADAKNLLEYCNFEGGTYYSELRKAHGYVKPHNIKVWCLGNEMDGKWQMGHKTAEEYGRIASETARMMKWLDPNIETVACGSSGLMMPTFGEWEYQVLNECYDEVDYLSLHQYYGNRSNDTSDFLACSKGMDDFISGVVSICDAVKAKKHGKKEINLSFDEWNVWYHSNEQDKRIKPWDKAPHQLEDVYNFEDALLVGSMLITLLRHADRVKIACMAQLVNVIAPIMTSDTGAWRQTIFYPYMHASVYGKGTVLLTQIKAPVYESRTYGTVSILDSVCIWDQELETLTIFAVNKDLEEDVEAACDLRQFEGYQVKDHLVLTHDDMKAENTETAPDTVKPTSSNASRLENGNFSTVFGRHSWNVVRLKKGVQ from the coding sequence ATGAAAAAAGCAGAGATCATAATCGATAAGTATTTTCTGACAGGCAGCGTTGATCAGAGGATATTCGGTTCTTTCATTGAACATTTGGGACGAGCTATCTACGGCGGAATCTATCAGGAGGGAAACGTAAATTCTGATGAGCAGGGATTTCGAAAGGATACTCTGGAACTGGTAAAGGAGCTGGAGGTGCCGATCGTACGCTATCCGGGGGGTAATTTTGTATCTGGTTTTTGCTGGGAGGACAGCGTGGGGCCTAAGGAACAGCGACCGGCAAGGACGGAACTGGCCTGGCAGGTGGTCGAAACAAATCAGTTTGGTTTAAATGAATTTGCAGACTGGTCTCGAATGGCCGGAAGTGATATCATGATGGCAGTCAACCTCGGTACAAGAGGTCCGGCGGATGCGAAGAATCTTCTGGAGTACTGTAACTTTGAGGGCGGTACTTATTACAGCGAATTGCGTAAGGCACATGGCTATGTGAAACCACACAACATCAAGGTATGGTGCCTGGGCAATGAAATGGACGGAAAGTGGCAGATGGGCCACAAAACAGCAGAGGAGTACGGTCGGATCGCTTCAGAAACCGCGCGGATGATGAAATGGCTGGATCCGAATATCGAGACAGTGGCTTGCGGTAGCTCCGGTCTGATGATGCCTACGTTTGGTGAATGGGAATATCAGGTTTTAAACGAGTGCTACGACGAAGTGGACTATCTTTCTCTGCATCAGTATTACGGGAACCGCAGCAATGATACATCAGATTTCCTTGCCTGCTCGAAGGGGATGGATGATTTTATATCAGGAGTCGTATCTATCTGCGACGCGGTGAAGGCGAAAAAACATGGGAAGAAGGAGATTAACTTATCATTTGACGAGTGGAATGTTTGGTATCACAGCAACGAGCAGGATAAACGGATCAAACCATGGGATAAGGCGCCCCATCAGCTTGAGGATGTATATAACTTTGAAGATGCACTTTTAGTGGGCAGCATGTTGATTACCCTTTTAAGACATGCGGACAGAGTGAAGATCGCGTGCATGGCCCAACTGGTGAATGTAATCGCTCCGATCATGACGTCGGATACAGGCGCATGGCGTCAGACCATATTCTATCCTTACATGCATGCTTCCGTCTATGGAAAAGGAACTGTTCTATTGACTCAGATTAAGGCGCCGGTATATGAGAGCAGGACTTACGGAACCGTGTCCATACTGGACAGCGTATGCATCTGGGATCAGGAGTTGGAGACACTTACGATCTTTGCGGTGAATAAGGATCTGGAGGAAGATGTGGAAGCTGCATGTGATTTACGGCAGTTTGAGGGGTATCAGGTGAAAGATCATCTGGTGCTGACTCATGATGACATGAAAGCAGAGAATACGGAGACAGCTCCTGATACAGTAAAGCCAACGAGTTCCAATGCTTCCAGACTGGAAAATGGTAACTTTTCAACTGTATTCGGAAGACATAGTTGGAATGTGGTGCGCCTGAAAAAAGGCGTACAATAA
- a CDS encoding response regulator transcription factor, with translation MYRLLIADDEEIIVNGLYDIFSSLENLELDVYKAYSGEEAIQWLGRTRIDIALTDINMPEIDGLQLLDEIKKRWPWCRVIFLTGHSEFNYAYKAIQYSNVRYILKTEGYGKIIKTVERVVQELKDENQTNELIQNAKDQINLAQDLFCQKYFYALLNNDNSLKINAEEFERLFIHLKADEPVMLILGEILILPKTVDFWEKNQIMYSIKQLIVRYFAMHINSLVVPLKDEKIAVFAQPHKIQSYPDNPYDSMSVFLKGTLEMVQSACRERLNAPVSFALAEKPCKWEEVAEKYVSLIDLLNYQVGHDMETIIDEREFRKQRQTFIPSFGGNSNTATTLLQGLLYRKDLSNLHHSIETGEEQDYYDSLRRWLEPLGEIQDKNDVIALEAYQTIITFFLSCVNRFQLAPRFSESQNLNRLYNGEKYTTWKEAAEHLFELSHILFDMQKEEQSKRTNDTIDFVRRHIENHLSEDLSLTSLSEKTYLNPSYLSRLYHQTTGHKLSSFIENSRIKKAKELLENPHEKIYEIAKKVGYDTAASFTRFFKKAEGISPQEYRDSFIAMKRLKN, from the coding sequence ATGTATCGACTTTTAATCGCAGATGATGAGGAGATTATCGTTAATGGGTTGTATGACATCTTTTCGAGTCTTGAAAATTTGGAACTGGATGTTTATAAAGCATATTCTGGCGAAGAAGCGATACAGTGGCTGGGACGCACGAGAATTGATATTGCTTTGACAGATATAAATATGCCGGAAATCGATGGTCTTCAGCTGCTGGATGAAATCAAGAAACGCTGGCCATGGTGCCGTGTGATTTTCCTTACAGGGCATAGTGAATTTAACTATGCATATAAGGCAATTCAATATAGCAATGTAAGATACATATTGAAGACCGAGGGATATGGCAAGATCATAAAAACAGTTGAACGTGTAGTACAGGAGTTAAAAGATGAAAATCAGACAAATGAATTGATACAAAATGCCAAGGACCAAATAAATCTTGCTCAGGATTTATTTTGCCAGAAGTATTTTTATGCACTACTTAATAATGATAATTCGTTAAAGATTAATGCGGAAGAATTTGAAAGGCTCTTTATACATCTAAAGGCAGACGAGCCTGTGATGCTGATTTTAGGCGAAATATTGATTTTGCCTAAAACGGTAGACTTTTGGGAGAAAAACCAGATTATGTATTCCATAAAGCAGCTGATCGTCAGATACTTTGCCATGCATATCAACAGCTTGGTAGTACCGCTTAAGGACGAAAAAATAGCTGTTTTTGCTCAGCCCCATAAAATACAATCATATCCGGACAATCCATATGACAGTATGAGTGTCTTTTTAAAAGGGACTTTGGAAATGGTTCAGTCAGCCTGCCGGGAAAGGCTGAATGCTCCTGTAAGTTTTGCTTTAGCAGAAAAACCATGTAAATGGGAGGAAGTTGCAGAGAAATATGTATCCCTCATTGATTTACTCAATTATCAAGTTGGGCATGACATGGAAACAATCATTGATGAAAGGGAGTTTCGGAAGCAGAGACAGACATTTATTCCGTCTTTTGGGGGCAATTCTAATACCGCGACCACCTTATTGCAGGGATTGCTGTACCGCAAAGACTTGAGTAATCTGCATCATTCCATAGAGACCGGAGAGGAACAGGATTACTATGATTCTCTGCGAAGATGGCTCGAACCTCTTGGTGAAATACAGGATAAAAATGATGTGATCGCATTAGAGGCATATCAGACGATCATAACATTCTTTCTTTCCTGTGTAAATCGATTCCAGCTGGCACCACGGTTTTCTGAATCCCAAAATTTAAACAGGCTGTATAACGGCGAAAAATACACTACCTGGAAAGAGGCGGCAGAGCATCTTTTTGAATTGTCTCATATACTTTTTGACATGCAAAAAGAAGAACAGAGCAAAAGGACAAATGATACAATCGATTTTGTGCGGCGGCATATCGAAAATCATTTGTCTGAAGATTTATCACTGACCAGTTTGTCTGAAAAGACTTATTTGAATCCTTCATACCTTTCGCGGCTTTATCATCAGACGACCGGTCATAAGCTTTCCAGTTTTATAGAAAATTCCCGAATAAAAAAAGCTAAAGAATTACTTGAAAATCCTCATGAAAAGATATATGAAATTGCAAAGAAGGTGGGATACGACACAGCAGCCTCATTTACTCGCTTTTTTAAAAAAGCAGAGGGGATCTCGCCTCAGGAATACCGGGACTCATTTATTGCAATGAAAAGGCTGAAAAACTAA
- a CDS encoding extracellular solute-binding protein, translating into MRKRIISTGISAVLIGGLLLTACGGNRSAVSSSSASGSSETGSAVEKNSSVAAEDGDPFGKYDPSVKMTFARTVDNDLNDNILPKTPGETIESNRWLDLYSKDLGIDISYAWTVRGGLNDDAYTQKLNVTIASGDLPDVLIVNRTQLKQLAESDMIADMTVYYDKYASKLTKEVYNSEGPGILESATFNERLMAVPYADASVESTQYLWLRQDWLDKLNLEPPKTMQDLLKIAKAFTTLDPDGNGKDDTYAMAITKNLYSGAMGTEGFFAGYHSYPNMWVKTDEGTLAWGSVLPETKEALRALAEMYAAGEIDPEFGIKDGAKVAEMIAAGKLGINFGEQWNPMYPLISNYQNDPEADWVGYPIVSIDDTLPKVPQKFRTQWYYAVRKDYANPEAVVKLINLHLEKNWGENNEFDYYYMPAENGAVGVWKFSPVAPAPTNKNLEAFNEIQKARKLGDMSILKGEPAVIQGNLEAYYGGDTSQWGWEKIYGPTGVFNALNGYIENGQVMREEFVGAPTPTMVDKQSSLRTMELEMFVRIIMGDVSIDEFDKFVENWNALGGAQMTKEVNEWYQSIKN; encoded by the coding sequence ATGAGAAAACGTATTATAAGCACAGGTATATCTGCTGTATTGATTGGCGGCTTGCTGCTGACTGCCTGCGGAGGCAATCGTTCGGCGGTTTCATCGTCTTCTGCAAGCGGATCAAGTGAAACAGGCTCTGCTGTTGAAAAAAACAGCTCTGTTGCAGCAGAAGATGGGGATCCATTTGGAAAATATGATCCATCTGTTAAAATGACGTTTGCCCGTACAGTAGATAATGATCTGAATGACAACATACTGCCGAAAACTCCAGGCGAAACAATTGAAAGCAACAGATGGTTGGATTTGTATTCAAAGGATTTAGGCATTGACATTAGCTATGCCTGGACTGTAAGAGGTGGTCTCAATGATGATGCTTATACACAGAAGTTAAATGTTACTATTGCATCCGGAGACTTACCGGATGTACTGATCGTAAATCGAACACAGCTGAAACAATTGGCAGAATCAGATATGATCGCAGATATGACAGTGTATTATGACAAGTATGCCAGTAAGCTGACGAAGGAAGTTTATAATTCAGAAGGCCCTGGAATCCTGGAATCTGCTACTTTTAATGAGCGTTTAATGGCTGTGCCTTATGCAGATGCATCAGTGGAAAGTACACAATATCTATGGCTTCGTCAGGATTGGCTGGATAAGCTTAACCTGGAACCACCCAAGACCATGCAGGATTTATTGAAAATTGCGAAAGCATTCACCACGCTTGACCCCGATGGAAATGGCAAAGACGATACCTACGCAATGGCAATCACAAAAAATTTATATAGCGGTGCCATGGGTACAGAAGGTTTTTTTGCAGGATATCATTCTTATCCGAATATGTGGGTGAAAACAGATGAAGGAACTTTAGCCTGGGGAAGTGTATTGCCGGAAACAAAGGAAGCTTTACGGGCTTTAGCTGAAATGTATGCGGCCGGCGAAATTGATCCGGAATTTGGAATCAAAGACGGCGCCAAGGTTGCAGAGATGATAGCAGCAGGGAAATTGGGTATTAATTTTGGTGAGCAATGGAATCCGATGTATCCGCTGATCAGCAACTATCAAAATGATCCGGAAGCGGACTGGGTTGGCTATCCTATCGTATCAATTGATGATACATTACCTAAAGTTCCGCAGAAGTTCCGTACTCAATGGTATTATGCTGTCCGCAAAGATTATGCGAATCCTGAAGCCGTAGTTAAATTGATTAATCTGCACCTTGAGAAAAACTGGGGTGAGAACAATGAATTTGATTATTATTATATGCCGGCTGAAAATGGAGCTGTAGGTGTTTGGAAGTTCTCACCGGTTGCACCGGCTCCAACCAATAAGAACCTTGAGGCATTTAATGAGATTCAAAAAGCACGCAAGCTGGGGGATATGAGTATTCTGAAAGGTGAACCAGCTGTAATTCAAGGAAATCTGGAAGCTTACTATGGCGGTGATACTTCTCAGTGGGGCTGGGAGAAAATATATGGACCAACTGGAGTCTTTAATGCGCTGAATGGATATATTGAAAATGGTCAGGTGATGAGAGAAGAGTTTGTAGGTGCACCTACGCCGACTATGGTAGATAAACAATCTTCTCTGCGTACGATGGAACTGGAGATGTTTGTCCGGATTATCATGGGTGATGTTTCCATAGATGAGTTTGATAAGTTCGTTGAAAACTGGAATGCTCTTGGCGGGGCTCAGATGACAAAGGAAGTTAATGAATGGTATCAATCCATTAAAAACTAG
- a CDS encoding carbohydrate ABC transporter permease, with product MKRNKKFKWFPVLNTAILVMLALICVIPLVHVAAVSFSSSAAAAAGDVSLWPKDFTTNSYTFVAKRPAFWRSMRVSVTRIILGGGLSILLTITAAYPLSQPKGSFRFRTVYAWFFFITMIFNAGLIPWYMVIRQFGLLDSIWALILPGAVPVFSVILLLNFFREVPRELAEAAFIDGAGHWRTLWTIYVPLSKPALATLLLFSLVANWNSWFDGLILMNNPDNYPLQTYIQTIAVQRSFSMMTREEIQQMATISDRTLRSAQIFLGSLPIVVVYPFLQKYFVKGIVLGGVKG from the coding sequence ATGAAAAGGAATAAGAAATTTAAGTGGTTTCCGGTATTGAATACTGCTATCCTGGTCATGCTGGCTTTGATCTGCGTGATACCGCTTGTCCATGTCGCTGCTGTTTCATTCAGTTCCAGCGCAGCGGCCGCCGCCGGAGATGTATCATTATGGCCTAAGGATTTTACGACAAATTCATACACATTTGTTGCAAAGCGTCCTGCTTTTTGGCGCTCAATGAGAGTCTCAGTTACACGAATTATCTTGGGTGGAGGCTTAAGCATTTTACTTACGATTACGGCGGCGTATCCGTTATCTCAGCCGAAGGGAAGCTTTCGATTCAGAACAGTTTATGCTTGGTTCTTTTTTATTACAATGATTTTTAATGCCGGGTTAATTCCATGGTACATGGTAATAAGACAATTCGGTCTTTTGGATAGTATTTGGGCATTGATCCTTCCCGGCGCCGTACCTGTCTTCAGTGTTATTCTATTACTTAACTTTTTTCGTGAAGTTCCCAGAGAACTTGCAGAGGCGGCATTTATTGATGGAGCCGGGCATTGGCGCACCCTTTGGACAATATATGTGCCTTTGTCAAAACCTGCGCTTGCAACACTCCTGCTATTCTCGCTGGTGGCAAACTGGAACAGTTGGTTTGATGGCTTGATTCTCATGAACAATCCAGATAATTATCCACTACAGACTTACATACAAACCATTGCGGTTCAGCGCTCATTCAGCATGATGACGAGAGAAGAAATTCAGCAGATGGCAACGATATCGGACCGAACCCTGCGATCTGCACAAATATTTTTAGGCTCCCTGCCCATTGTTGTGGTATATCCTTTCCTGCAAAAATATTTTGTGAAAGGAATAGTATTAGGTGGAGTTAAGGGGTAA